A DNA window from Amphiprion ocellaris isolate individual 3 ecotype Okinawa chromosome 8, ASM2253959v1, whole genome shotgun sequence contains the following coding sequences:
- the zgc:194242 gene encoding uncharacterized methyltransferase YdaC — MWAEKVGKQLGHPTRSVAGWLISRLLTARNQVLEENAVQLCGIQPGDTVLELGHGPGLGLQSAAKLLTKPTGRLIGVDYSEYMHQMAKERMKELVASGKVTVHHCDVAAMPLADSTVDKVFHCNCYYFWPDLRKGTSEIHRVMKPGGLMVTTLRLHHVATLAAKRVMPGENWRPEAYMAALRDSGFTGVRIEDKQHKHITFQAIYATASK; from the exons ATGTGGGCTGAAAAAGTGGGGAAACAGTTGGGCCACCCGACACGATCTGTGGCGGGGTGGCTGATCAGCAGACTGCTCACCGCTCGCAACCAGGTCCTTGAGGAGAACGCCGTTCAGCTGTGTGGGATCCAACCGGGAGACACAGTGCTGGAGCTGGGTCACGGCCCGGGTCTGGGTCTGCAGTCTGCAGCCAAACTGCTCACAAAGCCAACAGGCCGCCTCATAGGGGTGGATTACTCAGAGTACATGCATCAG aTGGCAAAGGAGCGAATGAAGGAGCTTGTGGCCAGTGGGAAAGTGACTGTACACCACTGTGATGTAGCAGCAATGCCGCTGGCAGACAGCACTGTGGACAAAGTCTTTCATTGTAACTGCTACTACTTCTGGCCTGACCTCAGGAAGGGAACCTCAGAGATACACCGGGTCATGAAACCAG GAGGCCTGATGGTGACCACACTGAGGCTTCACCATGTGGCGACTCTGGCAGCAAAGCGAGTGATGCCGGGAGAGAACTGGCGTCCGGAGGCCTATATGGCAGCTCTGAGGGACTCTGGCTTCACTGGTGTCAGAATAgaagacaaacagcacaaacacattacTTTTCAGGCTATTTATGCCACTGCCTCTAAGTGA